Proteins encoded together in one Gemmatimonadota bacterium DH-78 window:
- a CDS encoding AbrB/MazE/SpoVT family DNA-binding domain-containing protein has product MAIYRTLYYGDVNVGVGGRITIPQDMRDDMGIEEGDHLTVRVEENPKGIRQMVIWRAEQQPED; this is encoded by the coding sequence ATGGCCATCTACCGGACACTGTACTACGGAGACGTCAACGTCGGTGTCGGAGGCCGCATCACGATCCCCCAGGACATGCGTGACGACATGGGGATCGAAGAGGGGGACCACCTCACCGTCCGCGTCGAGGAGAACCCGAAGGGCATCCGCCAGATGGTGATCTGGCGGGCGGAGCAGCAGCCGGAGGACTGA